In a single window of the Bacteroidota bacterium genome:
- the rplQ gene encoding 50S ribosomal protein L17, with product MRHRVAGKNLGRSASHRRSTIGSLCTALFLHKRVTTTVTKAKESRRAAEKLITTARGNDHNAYREVFKSIRHKDAIKALFTEVVPKIGQRPGGYTRVVKLGQRRGDGAEMAVLELVDFNMTESASPKPKKTEKAVPAVAGA from the coding sequence ATGAGACATCGTGTAGCAGGTAAAAATCTAGGCCGGTCGGCCAGTCACCGCCGATCCACAATCGGAAGCCTTTGTACGGCATTGTTTCTTCATAAACGAGTGACCACCACGGTGACCAAAGCCAAGGAATCACGTCGTGCCGCAGAAAAATTGATCACCACTGCTCGTGGAAATGATCATAATGCCTATCGGGAAGTCTTTAAATCTATCCGTCATAAGGATGCTATTAAAGCTCTCTTTACCGAGGTGGTTCCTAAAATCGGTCAACGTCCGGGTGGTTACACCCGTGTAGTTAAACTCGGACAGCGCAGAGGAGATGGGGCAGAAATGGCCGTTCTTGAGCTGGTTGATTTTAATATGACCGAATCGGCCTCCCCCAAGCCAAAGAAAACAGAAAAAGCGGTACCTGCAGTCGCTGGTGCCTGA
- the ysxC gene encoding ribosome biogenesis GTP-binding protein YsxC, producing the protein MTVDPSSLSLASWPHVAFIGRSNVGKSSLINLLTTRQTIARTSASPGKTQTLNFYSSGEDFYIVDMPGYGFAKVSRSSREKWRTMTLSYLNQFADRLHLFLLVDGRHPLQPTDEEFWNQVTGVPAAKSVILTKTDASRQSDIAKCKQSVRDWMKDKHVEWPVFQTSSEKGTGRKELITHIITIVQNTRERI; encoded by the coding sequence ATGACGGTAGATCCGTCCTCCCTGAGTCTCGCATCCTGGCCACATGTTGCGTTTATCGGTCGGTCGAATGTTGGGAAATCTTCCCTGATCAACCTGCTTACCACCCGTCAGACCATCGCACGTACTTCTGCCTCTCCAGGTAAAACACAGACCCTGAATTTTTATTCATCCGGCGAAGACTTTTACATTGTGGATATGCCAGGGTATGGATTTGCAAAGGTTTCCAGATCCAGCAGGGAAAAATGGCGTACCATGACTCTGTCCTACCTGAATCAATTCGCTGATCGCCTGCATTTGTTTCTTCTGGTCGATGGCCGGCACCCATTGCAACCAACCGACGAAGAATTCTGGAATCAGGTAACGGGCGTTCCGGCAGCAAAAAGTGTTATCCTTACCAAAACCGATGCTTCCCGTCAGAGTGATATAGCCAAATGCAAGCAATCTGTCCGGGACTGGATGAAGGATAAGCATGTTGAATGGCCGGTTTTTCAGACCAGTTCCGAAAAGGGAACAGGCAGAAAAGAGTTGATTACTCATATTATAACCATTGTACAGAATACCAGAGAAAGGATTTAA
- a CDS encoding alanine--glyoxylate aminotransferase family protein: protein MRPRLFTPGPTPVPESIQLAMAQPMIHHRNEDFQAYLTVCHDKLKLLFQTSSPVVILSGSGTSGMESLVSSVMPDGEEAVFVNGGKFGERWGELLAHYQVPHVEITKTWGVPVTADEIIAVIKTNPKITTVFLTHSETSTGTFTDIKSVTAGVKSAFPHIKVIVDGITSVGSHELRMDEWGIDAVVTGSQKGLMIPPGLALVAVQQSMIEKIKTLKSKSFYLSLQDALKSQEANDTPWTPAVSLIIGLKYALELIEKEGMEAVWKRHSRLGESVRRGVTALGLRLFSTSPSNAVTPVYLPEGVDWKSFNGNLKKKDGITIAGGQGPYTGKIFRISHLGYYDDFDMITVMAGIERSLKSCKYPFTTGAGVAATHQYLMETLG from the coding sequence ATGAGACCGCGTTTATTTACTCCCGGACCTACTCCAGTTCCAGAATCCATTCAACTGGCCATGGCGCAGCCGATGATTCACCACAGGAACGAGGATTTTCAGGCCTATCTGACGGTTTGCCACGATAAATTAAAACTGCTTTTTCAAACCAGTTCTCCGGTTGTAATCCTGAGCGGGAGCGGAACCAGCGGAATGGAATCACTGGTCAGTTCAGTAATGCCCGATGGTGAAGAGGCTGTCTTTGTAAATGGCGGAAAGTTTGGTGAAAGATGGGGAGAGTTACTCGCGCACTATCAGGTTCCCCATGTGGAAATTACTAAAACCTGGGGTGTGCCGGTAACCGCCGATGAAATCATTGCCGTGATTAAAACAAATCCAAAAATCACGACCGTATTTCTTACTCATTCGGAAACCTCAACCGGAACCTTTACCGATATTAAGTCGGTGACAGCAGGGGTTAAATCGGCCTTTCCTCACATTAAAGTGATTGTCGATGGGATCACTTCTGTCGGATCTCATGAGTTGCGGATGGATGAATGGGGTATCGATGCAGTGGTGACAGGATCTCAGAAGGGGCTAATGATTCCTCCTGGCCTGGCCCTTGTAGCTGTTCAGCAGTCCATGATTGAAAAAATCAAAACGCTGAAATCAAAGTCGTTTTATCTGAGCCTGCAGGATGCCTTGAAGAGTCAGGAAGCCAACGATACCCCATGGACCCCGGCCGTCAGTCTGATCATCGGTTTGAAATACGCACTCGAACTGATCGAAAAGGAAGGGATGGAAGCGGTTTGGAAAAGACACTCCCGTTTAGGTGAAAGCGTCAGAAGGGGTGTAACCGCACTTGGTCTTCGGCTTTTCTCCACCTCCCCTTCAAATGCGGTGACCCCGGTTTATCTGCCTGAAGGTGTTGACTGGAAGTCATTTAATGGAAATCTGAAAAAGAAAGATGGGATTACCATCGCTGGTGGTCAGGGACCCTATACTGGTAAGATTTTCAGGATTTCTCATCTTGGCTATTACGATGATTTTGATATGATTACCGTGATGGCAGGAATCGAAAGATCCCTGAAAAGTTGCAAGTACCCGTTTACAACAGGTGCTGGTGTTGCTGCCACCCATCAATATTTAATGGAAACCTTGGGGTAA
- a CDS encoding phosphoglycerate dehydrogenase gives MKVLIADSVDPRVKDLFINAGFDCDYKAGISATELKTIIGDYHGLVVRSATKVTADVLEPAKNLKIIGRAGAGVDNIDVPASTRKGILVMNTPGGNTISTAEHTCALILSVARWTPSSFADIKSKKWERKKWVGTELDGKTLGVIGLGKIGKEVARRMQAFGMKTIGYDPFLSKESAVDLNIELMTVEAIYRQADFITFHTPLSAETRYLFNESSLALIKKGVKVVNCARGGIVEESAILKGLENGIIGGYAADVLENEPPSFNEPILAHDRVIVTPHLGASTEEAQEKVAIQIAEQMIDAFNEKDIKGAVNSTALQYAFDPDSRPYILLAERLGLFLSQLDSIPLRSVEFTTAGKTVGKYADILLNAALKGFFHQKTSEPVNYINARFFADEQGVQITERKLQTDEGGYQNTITLVVNYQNGHQRSVVGTVFNDREGRLIRLDTYDMEIKFDGDFLLYENEDRPGMLAQVGGILAENQVNIGSLVLGRKKETKRALTVLTVDSPLSQDILSRIIQVNGVISATYIRLND, from the coding sequence ATGAAAGTATTAATAGCGGATTCGGTTGATCCGCGGGTCAAAGACCTCTTTATAAACGCCGGCTTCGACTGTGATTACAAAGCCGGTATTTCTGCAACTGAATTAAAGACCATCATTGGTGATTACCATGGGTTGGTTGTCAGAAGTGCCACAAAAGTGACAGCAGATGTACTTGAGCCAGCCAAAAACCTGAAAATCATTGGCCGTGCGGGCGCAGGGGTTGATAATATTGATGTACCTGCCTCCACACGCAAGGGAATTCTGGTAATGAACACTCCGGGAGGAAATACCATTTCTACCGCGGAACATACCTGTGCATTGATATTAAGTGTAGCCAGGTGGACACCCTCCAGTTTTGCTGATATCAAAAGTAAAAAGTGGGAAAGAAAGAAGTGGGTGGGTACCGAGCTGGATGGAAAGACACTGGGTGTGATCGGGCTTGGGAAAATTGGAAAGGAAGTGGCCAGGCGGATGCAGGCTTTTGGGATGAAGACCATCGGCTACGACCCGTTCCTGAGTAAAGAATCTGCAGTGGATCTTAATATCGAGTTAATGACAGTGGAGGCGATTTATCGTCAGGCCGATTTCATTACCTTCCATACCCCCCTCAGCGCAGAAACCCGTTATTTATTCAATGAGTCCTCTCTTGCCCTCATTAAAAAGGGTGTAAAGGTGGTCAATTGTGCCCGGGGTGGAATTGTTGAAGAATCGGCAATTCTAAAGGGACTCGAAAATGGAATAATCGGGGGCTATGCTGCTGATGTTCTGGAGAACGAGCCTCCTTCGTTTAACGAACCTATACTGGCCCATGACCGTGTCATTGTCACACCTCATCTGGGGGCATCCACAGAAGAAGCACAGGAAAAGGTGGCTATTCAGATTGCCGAACAAATGATCGATGCGTTTAATGAAAAGGATATCAAGGGCGCTGTCAACTCGACGGCCCTGCAATATGCCTTTGATCCGGATAGCCGGCCATACATTCTTCTGGCTGAGAGGCTTGGCCTGTTTCTCAGTCAGCTGGATTCAATTCCCCTGCGTTCGGTTGAATTCACAACCGCAGGAAAAACGGTTGGAAAGTATGCTGATATCCTTCTGAATGCCGCCCTTAAGGGATTTTTCCATCAAAAGACATCGGAACCAGTTAACTACATCAATGCACGCTTTTTTGCAGACGAGCAGGGTGTACAGATTACCGAAAGAAAATTACAGACCGATGAAGGAGGGTATCAGAACACAATTACCCTGGTGGTGAATTACCAGAACGGACACCAGCGGTCTGTGGTGGGAACCGTTTTCAATGACAGGGAAGGCCGGTTGATTCGTCTGGATACTTATGATATGGAAATCAAATTCGATGGAGATTTCCTTCTTTACGAAAACGAGGATCGCCCGGGAATGCTGGCCCAGGTAGGTGGTATTCTGGCCGAAAATCAGGTCAATATTGGTTCCCTGGTTCTTGGGCGGAAAAAAGAGACCAAAAGGGCTCTGACGGTGCTTACCGTCGATTCTCCCCTCAGTCAGGACATTCTTAGCAGGATCATTCAGGTTAACGGGGTAATTTCTGCTACCTATATCCGGTTAAATGACTAA
- a CDS encoding TonB-dependent receptor yields the protein MLKRLMLMVVSAAMLLPATSYADVTGKVSGTVTDKKTGEPLELANVVLVSTQFGASTNRQGRFNILNVPVGVYDIKFAYLGYKPVVVKGVRVVPDNTVTVDMQLQELDLEVDEIVVQATRPLFEKGATNSVRVIEKEQIANLPTRGVQNIASLTAGVVKTDNSGGETRNATLNIRGGRGNETAYIIDGVMVNDNAGGGASGQLAQSAIDQISLQVGGFEAKYGKAMSGIVNTVTKTGTDRYNFGGEVITSEFTDNFGYNLYAVNASGPIPLIPNLSFFTSYERTWLKDTNPRYSTDEARKDMEGGVHKYSGKLNWNLSNTWRFTTSMHGSYRQDRNYVHLYSKNNSSHNPRVVENQWLANQRISYTLNEYTFMNLDFHYRFQEAARGDGVWFDKLDAYGDTTMALLNPRLTTGVHPAQGGNYGLDENLVFNERGRINNGYVLSSDDYMGTAFSITSQLSNHLVEAGFDWQMHTFRTFGVGPAGLAIEKDTKSPELRFYEQFGRAVGYDIAGSRSDKGDGVTTFNPLYPIMASAYIQDKIELKDLIFNAGLRMDYFNPNGKQVKNVNLPLGADNKLDAGDLEDQEVFIFFSPRLGIAFPVTESMKFHAQYGRFIASPPFFDVYAFESRLRLLENDAALEANNGNVKPENTIQYEAGINYAFGTLASIDMTVFYKEVRDLVNETIFNSPKGQYYSTSNIDFATVRGISLATNTRRIADYFQLSANYLYQIAEGTGSTSNSNFVAAFRSNIIPRQVNLLDFDQRHTFTASVDARTKNNDGPEVAGMYPLSRLGANLVITFSSGRPYTPIVPYDVYNGGGAPITRTLGTVNSAVGPSTFRVDAKFDKTIGLDIGTNKLNLNFYVWVINLLDNANAVTIYRATGSAEDTGFLQTPEGRLAVANNPNYETDYRRWERDPENYGAARQIRLGMRFDL from the coding sequence ATGTTAAAAAGACTTATGCTGATGGTTGTGAGTGCGGCCATGTTGCTGCCAGCAACCTCATACGCGGATGTCACCGGAAAAGTTTCTGGTACGGTGACTGATAAAAAGACAGGAGAACCACTTGAGTTGGCCAACGTTGTATTGGTTTCGACTCAGTTTGGTGCATCCACAAACCGTCAGGGACGATTCAATATCCTGAATGTGCCTGTTGGTGTATATGACATCAAATTTGCCTATCTGGGTTACAAGCCGGTTGTAGTCAAGGGTGTTCGGGTTGTTCCTGATAACACCGTTACGGTTGACATGCAGCTTCAGGAACTTGATCTCGAAGTCGACGAAATCGTGGTTCAGGCAACCAGACCTTTGTTTGAAAAAGGTGCCACCAACTCTGTTCGGGTGATTGAAAAGGAGCAAATTGCCAATCTTCCCACACGGGGGGTTCAAAACATTGCTTCTTTAACAGCAGGTGTTGTTAAAACCGATAACTCTGGGGGGGAAACCCGAAACGCCACACTGAACATCCGTGGTGGTCGTGGAAATGAAACAGCCTACATTATCGATGGTGTCATGGTAAATGATAATGCAGGTGGTGGTGCCTCCGGACAATTGGCTCAGAGTGCAATCGATCAGATTTCACTACAGGTTGGTGGATTCGAAGCCAAGTACGGTAAAGCCATGTCTGGTATTGTAAACACTGTTACAAAAACCGGAACAGACCGGTACAATTTTGGCGGTGAAGTGATTACCTCTGAATTCACTGATAACTTTGGCTATAATCTCTATGCTGTGAATGCAAGCGGTCCGATTCCATTGATCCCGAATCTGTCGTTTTTCACTTCCTATGAAAGAACCTGGCTGAAGGACACCAACCCCCGGTATTCCACGGATGAGGCCCGCAAGGATATGGAAGGCGGGGTACATAAATATTCAGGAAAGCTGAATTGGAATTTGAGCAACACGTGGCGTTTTACAACCTCCATGCACGGTTCGTACCGTCAGGACCGCAACTATGTTCATCTTTATTCAAAGAATAATTCCTCACACAATCCCAGAGTGGTTGAGAACCAGTGGCTGGCCAATCAACGGATTTCCTACACTCTGAATGAGTACACCTTTATGAATCTGGATTTCCACTACCGTTTTCAGGAAGCTGCCCGCGGAGATGGAGTCTGGTTTGATAAACTGGATGCCTACGGTGACACCACCATGGCCCTTCTCAATCCTCGTCTGACCACTGGTGTCCATCCGGCACAAGGTGGAAATTATGGACTGGATGAAAACCTGGTGTTCAATGAGCGTGGTCGGATTAATAACGGGTATGTACTCAGTTCTGATGACTACATGGGAACTGCCTTTTCTATTACTTCCCAGCTAAGCAATCACCTTGTGGAAGCTGGTTTTGACTGGCAGATGCATACCTTCAGAACCTTTGGTGTTGGTCCTGCCGGACTGGCCATTGAAAAGGATACCAAATCCCCTGAATTACGTTTTTACGAACAGTTTGGACGTGCCGTGGGTTATGACATCGCGGGTTCACGTTCCGATAAGGGTGATGGTGTTACCACTTTCAACCCCTTATATCCGATTATGGCCTCGGCCTATATTCAGGATAAGATTGAGTTGAAGGATCTTATTTTTAATGCCGGACTACGGATGGATTACTTTAATCCGAACGGAAAGCAGGTTAAAAATGTCAATCTGCCTTTAGGAGCGGATAATAAGCTCGATGCAGGAGATCTTGAAGATCAGGAAGTTTTCATCTTTTTCTCGCCGCGTTTGGGTATCGCCTTCCCTGTGACCGAGTCTATGAAATTCCACGCACAATATGGTCGGTTCATTGCTTCACCTCCATTCTTCGATGTGTATGCATTTGAATCCCGTTTGCGCTTATTGGAAAACGATGCGGCACTTGAAGCAAACAATGGAAATGTCAAGCCTGAGAATACCATTCAGTACGAAGCTGGTATCAACTATGCTTTCGGGACACTTGCTTCAATTGATATGACGGTCTTCTATAAGGAAGTTCGTGATCTGGTGAATGAGACCATTTTCAATTCTCCAAAGGGTCAATACTATTCGACATCAAACATTGACTTTGCAACTGTTCGTGGGATATCACTTGCTACCAATACCCGTCGGATCGCTGACTACTTCCAGTTATCAGCAAACTACCTGTATCAGATTGCAGAAGGAACTGGTTCCACATCGAATTCGAACTTCGTTGCGGCGTTCCGCTCCAATATCATTCCAAGGCAGGTAAACCTTCTTGATTTCGATCAGCGTCATACTTTTACGGCTTCGGTAGATGCCCGTACCAAGAACAACGATGGTCCTGAAGTTGCTGGTATGTATCCTCTCTCCAGACTGGGAGCCAATCTGGTGATCACCTTCAGTTCCGGACGTCCTTACACCCCCATTGTGCCTTATGATGTCTACAATGGCGGAGGAGCACCTATTACCCGGACACTTGGAACGGTTAACTCAGCAGTGGGTCCGTCTACCTTCAGGGTCGATGCAAAATTCGATAAAACAATCGGTCTTGATATTGGTACCAACAAGTTAAATCTGAACTTCTATGTTTGGGTAATCAACCTGTTGGACAATGCAAATGCGGTTACCATTTACCGTGCAACGGGATCGGCTGAGGACACAGGATTCCTCCAGACACCAGAAGGTCGACTTGCTGTTGCAAACAATCCGAATTACGAAACCGATTACCGGCGTTGGGAGCGGGATCCTGAAAATTATGGAGCAGCCCGTCAGATCCGCCTCGGTATGCGCTTCGATCTTTAA
- a CDS encoding T9SS type A sorting domain-containing protein codes for MKKLTAGLLLLALAISSSVAGVKPDTKTTKGIKKQSAFVDFNYLDINNILIYFENTGNIQDPSGNWSIEYPKGSGKHPIFAAGFTFSGYIDGDLSTAWMASASRIEEWQPGNIVNGVPADPNNPRFKVYKYTRGDSPSANTDIINWPADMGAPFVTKDGVEYPNGNTPTKTYDPANGDLPLLRGDQMLWYVINDGIIPANRLRGSKQFGLEAQVNAFSFAVQNELGNVAYVIYKFINKGSFPIERAIFSVWSDPDLGDSEDDLVGVDTTRIDRKGLPNNLTGIPRSLAYCYNASNNDATYGAAPPASGYDFFLGPQIETGVSTDTAFVLGRPKVGFKELVMDSFVKYVRGDPTLPDPGTIDEARYYQEGYKFNGAPFNPLSEGAGGTATDNPRIVHPGYPELGTGWRDVNGGDKRMMINTKQFTIAPGDTQIVVVGYMVGQGSDNFNSVAKLRVVDDFAQKVFNANFKVAGPPPAPKEGLIRTDDKGGLNITFKSKESFTDVQKDDLNNKKLFKGYNIYQYLTNSTADEIDGVANKKLLASISRADGYNMVYKKSADGLTQNLVYETKTTFDNDSDYSNDESYFTYNVPVDAFTNFPFIDGEDYFFGVSSFNIEVNYMDTLLNKDGLVIGYSGPDPISESIASFIPITYRSTVREPYIIGASQSAASYGGKYVKKTQGSGDGPVVVDVVNQNAVVDGAAYEVEFFYPNKTDLAYRIKRKADTVAPANLDTLLQYSTNLINPVIDGLSIRVGEATASVTQVDNSGATWVGKSAIRTKNGADHTTLSSKNVSGGFIKDDPLTAGLDKQVLSPAKSSMVREIEIEFNKAAPSKAYRYISGVRPPVGSFARPYMPKHVASNFSTTTDSIVWGGYLAQNTTDLPSAGRIRATRKPGVGVIDLPIIAWDKSYGQNRRLKVALVESFIPVPGNPATSNLHVNGRWNGTASARETILISGEDYDPNLIDVKDSTLLDPYMFTLVQKGEFKNPWILAWEPVGDTLQMVDGQKITLKTSAWTSGDEFEISGFTSADKYYAENRGNAFDKLTIYPNPYMGDNPQEISANSRFVTLLGMPKVATVRIYNLAGELVRKIEKDDPFAMLRWDLKNTTGLNVASGVYLINIDAPGVGNKTLKFALVQRQERIEIF; via the coding sequence ATGAAAAAACTGACTGCAGGGCTGTTGTTACTGGCTCTTGCAATCAGTTCTTCGGTTGCGGGGGTTAAACCCGACACAAAAACAACCAAGGGGATTAAAAAACAATCTGCCTTTGTTGATTTTAACTATCTGGATATCAATAATATCCTTATCTATTTCGAGAATACAGGAAACATTCAGGATCCATCCGGAAACTGGTCCATTGAATATCCGAAGGGATCGGGAAAACACCCGATCTTCGCTGCCGGATTTACCTTCAGTGGGTACATTGACGGAGATCTGAGCACCGCCTGGATGGCTTCTGCTTCACGGATTGAAGAATGGCAGCCCGGCAATATCGTGAACGGAGTTCCTGCAGACCCAAATAATCCACGGTTTAAAGTGTATAAATACACCCGAGGTGACAGCCCTAGTGCCAATACTGATATTATCAATTGGCCGGCTGATATGGGAGCCCCCTTTGTAACAAAGGATGGTGTCGAATACCCGAATGGCAACACTCCAACGAAAACATATGATCCTGCCAACGGAGATTTACCTCTGTTACGGGGTGATCAGATGTTGTGGTACGTGATTAATGATGGGATCATTCCGGCCAATCGTCTGCGGGGTTCAAAGCAATTCGGCCTGGAAGCACAGGTAAATGCCTTTTCCTTTGCTGTTCAGAACGAATTGGGTAATGTGGCTTATGTCATTTATAAATTTATCAACAAGGGATCTTTTCCTATTGAGCGTGCCATTTTCTCTGTTTGGTCAGACCCGGATCTTGGTGACTCAGAGGATGACCTGGTTGGTGTAGATACTACCCGTATAGACCGTAAGGGGCTACCAAATAACCTGACCGGAATTCCACGTTCACTTGCTTACTGTTACAATGCGTCGAACAATGATGCAACCTACGGAGCGGCCCCTCCTGCCTCTGGCTATGACTTTTTCCTTGGTCCACAGATTGAAACCGGGGTTTCGACTGATACTGCCTTTGTTCTCGGAAGGCCTAAAGTCGGGTTCAAGGAACTGGTTATGGATTCCTTTGTGAAATATGTACGGGGTGACCCCACCCTGCCTGATCCAGGTACCATTGATGAAGCCCGTTACTACCAGGAGGGATATAAATTCAATGGTGCTCCCTTTAATCCTTTGTCGGAAGGGGCTGGCGGAACCGCTACAGATAATCCGAGGATTGTGCACCCGGGGTATCCAGAATTGGGAACCGGCTGGCGCGATGTTAACGGTGGTGACAAACGGATGATGATCAATACCAAACAATTTACCATTGCACCTGGTGACACGCAGATTGTGGTGGTTGGTTACATGGTTGGTCAGGGATCAGACAATTTCAATTCTGTTGCCAAACTCCGTGTGGTTGATGATTTCGCTCAAAAGGTATTTAACGCCAATTTCAAGGTTGCCGGTCCTCCTCCTGCACCAAAGGAAGGCTTGATCCGCACGGATGATAAAGGCGGACTTAATATTACATTTAAGTCCAAAGAATCCTTTACCGATGTACAGAAGGATGACCTGAACAACAAGAAATTGTTTAAGGGATATAACATTTATCAATATCTGACCAATTCAACAGCGGACGAAATTGACGGTGTGGCCAATAAAAAATTGTTGGCCAGCATTTCCCGTGCTGATGGATATAACATGGTTTACAAAAAATCAGCTGATGGGTTGACCCAAAACCTGGTTTATGAAACCAAGACCACATTTGATAATGATTCAGATTACAGCAATGATGAATCTTATTTTACCTACAACGTTCCTGTTGATGCGTTTACAAACTTCCCGTTTATTGATGGGGAAGATTATTTCTTTGGCGTTTCCTCTTTCAACATTGAAGTAAATTACATGGACACCTTGCTGAATAAGGATGGCCTTGTGATTGGATACAGCGGACCAGATCCGATCAGCGAGTCGATTGCCAGTTTCATCCCAATAACCTACCGGTCTACTGTCCGGGAACCATATATCATTGGTGCCAGTCAGAGCGCTGCCAGTTATGGCGGAAAATATGTAAAGAAGACCCAGGGATCGGGTGATGGACCAGTTGTGGTTGATGTGGTTAATCAAAATGCTGTTGTCGATGGAGCAGCTTACGAAGTTGAATTCTTCTATCCAAACAAAACGGATCTGGCTTATCGTATCAAGAGAAAAGCGGACACTGTTGCACCTGCAAACCTTGATACCTTGCTGCAGTACTCTACCAATTTGATCAATCCTGTTATAGACGGATTGTCAATCCGGGTGGGTGAAGCAACAGCAAGTGTTACACAGGTAGATAATTCAGGGGCAACCTGGGTTGGAAAGTCGGCTATCAGAACCAAGAATGGTGCCGATCATACCACATTGTCTTCAAAGAATGTATCCGGTGGATTTATCAAGGATGATCCTCTGACGGCCGGGTTGGATAAGCAGGTTCTTTCTCCTGCCAAATCCTCCATGGTTCGTGAAATTGAAATTGAATTCAATAAAGCGGCCCCTTCAAAAGCCTATCGGTATATCTCTGGTGTTAGACCTCCTGTAGGAAGTTTTGCCAGACCATATATGCCAAAACATGTGGCCTCCAATTTTTCCACGACCACTGATTCCATTGTCTGGGGCGGCTATCTGGCACAGAACACCACAGATCTGCCTTCAGCAGGAAGAATACGGGCCACCAGAAAACCTGGTGTCGGTGTAATTGATTTGCCTATCATTGCATGGGACAAGTCATATGGTCAGAATCGACGGCTGAAGGTTGCACTTGTGGAATCGTTTATTCCAGTCCCGGGAAATCCGGCTACTTCTAATCTCCATGTAAATGGCAGATGGAACGGAACCGCTTCTGCACGTGAGACGATTCTGATATCGGGAGAGGATTATGATCCGAATCTGATTGACGTGAAGGATTCAACGTTGCTTGATCCTTACATGTTCACCTTGGTTCAAAAGGGTGAATTCAAGAATCCCTGGATTCTTGCCTGGGAACCGGTCGGAGATACCCTCCAAATGGTGGATGGTCAAAAAATCACTCTGAAGACATCTGCATGGACTTCCGGAGATGAATTTGAAATTTCCGGATTTACTTCTGCAGATAAGTACTATGCAGAGAATCGCGGAAATGCGTTTGACAAACTGACTATTTATCCGAATCCCTATATGGGCGATAATCCGCAGGAAATCAGTGCCAATTCACGATTTGTTACCTTGCTGGGGATGCCAAAAGTGGCCACCGTCCGTATCTACAATCTTGCCGGGGAACTGGTCAGGAAAATTGAGAAGGACGATCCGTTTGCCATGCTCCGCTGGGATCTGAAGAATACCACTGGTCTGAACGTTGCATCGGGTGTTTATCTGATTAACATTGATGCACCGGGTGTAGGTAACAAGACACTAAAGTTTGCTCTGGTTCAACGCCAGGAGCGGATTGAAATCTTCTAA